CCGAGGTCAGGCGACCTCGGCGAAGCGCAACATTTTATTGCGGCTCGTTCCATGTCACCCTTCGATAAACTCGCGGTGCGCCATTTGTCATCCCGGCCAAGCGTAGCGCGAGCCGGGATCAGGGCCTCAACGAGGAATGGACGAAGCCCCGATGCCGGGTCAAGCCCGGCATGACAATGTTCGCTTCCCCGTGGTCGCCTCTGTACGCTCCCCCGTGGTCGCTGACCACGGATTCCTTTTTTCGCTTCCCCGTGGTCGCCCGACCACGGATTCCTGTGCTGGCAACCCGTTGACTTACCTTGGGCGATTAGCAAATCGCCCCTACTGGATATCGCCCGGCCACGGATTCCCCGGTATGGCGGCCACATAGGCCCAAGAATCCCCTCTGGAATTCCTTAACCGCCCGATTGTTCTCCGGCGGGTTTTGCGCCCTTCCTGTCTTCACGGGCTGGGCGGTCTTCAGCGCCCTGCCCGGCTTTCCTGGCCTGAAACTCTTCCCATTCCTTGGCGCTCATCACGTCCAACTGCCAGCCGGTCACTTTCTGCGCCAGTTTAACGTTCACCCCTTTTTTGCCGATGGCGGCCAACAACTGGTCGTCGGGCACTATCACCTCGGCCCGCTTTTCCTTCTCCGCCGGGAACACTTTCATATTCTTGGCGGGGATAAGCGCCGCGCTGATAAGTTTCTTCGGGTCCTCGCTCCAGGCGAAGATGTCTATCTTCTCCCCCGAAAGCTCACGCATCACGGGTTTTATGCGCACACCGTGGGCTCCAACGCAGGCCCCCACCGGGTCTATGTCTTTCTTGATGGTTTTCACAACCACTTTCGACCGGCCTGTCGCGTCCCGGGCGATGGCGGCAATCTCCACCGACCCGTCCGCCAGCTCCGGCGCTTCCATCTCCATAAGCTTCCGCAAAAGCCCCGGATGGGTGCGCGAAAGGGTGATGACAGGTTCCCTCCGCCCTTCCGAAACTTCGGCTATTAATAGCCGGAAATGTTTCCCCCGCTCATACTTGTCCTGGGCCAGCTGTTCAGATTGCGGCAAAATGGCCTCCACCTCGCCGAAATCGAAAACTATGCCTCCTTCGCCCCGTTTGGCCATCCGGGCGGTAACCATTTCACCGACACGGGCTTTATAGTTTAGAAACTGCCGGTGAAGCTCCGCCTCCCGCCCTTTCTTGTGGATCATCTGCCGCACGGACTGGGCGGCTATCCTCCCCAGATCCTCCATATGCACCCGGTTCTTCACCACCGAACCGATTACGCTGGCGGGATCCAGAAGTAGCGCCTTATCCAGGCTTATGTGGGCAAGCTTGTCGGTAGGCTCTTCCACCACCTCTAAAAGCTCGTACAGCTCGAAGTCCCCACGCGACTGGTCGAAATGGACCTCCAGGTTCTCCCGGTTAAGCCTTTTGGAGGCGGCTATGGCCACGGCGTCTTCAATGGTGGCGATAAGCGCCTCCACGGCCATGGACTTTTCGTCCGCCACCATCCGCAA
Above is a genomic segment from Nitrospinota bacterium containing:
- the nusA gene encoding transcription termination/antitermination protein NusA, with translation MTSELMNALRMVADEKSMAVEALIATIEDAVAIAASKRLNRENLEVHFDQSRGDFELYELLEVVEEPTDKLAHISLDKALLLDPASVIGSVVKNRVHMEDLGRIAAQSVRQMIHKKGREAELHRQFLNYKARVGEMVTARMAKRGEGGIVFDFGEVEAILPQSEQLAQDKYERGKHFRLLIAEVSEGRREPVITLSRTHPGLLRKLMEMEAPELADGSVEIAAIARDATGRSKVVVKTIKKDIDPVGACVGAHGVRIKPVMRELSGEKIDIFAWSEDPKKLISAALIPAKNMKVFPAEKEKRAEVIVPDDQLLAAIGKKGVNVKLAQKVTGWQLDVMSAKEWEEFQARKAGQGAEDRPAREDRKGAKPAGEQSGG